From Thalassovita sp.:
AAGGCTTGCGACCGCTGCGGCGAGCTCTGCCACGGCGGCGTTCTTGCCGGGCAAGTTTGATACTACGGTTTGCCAGCCTAATTTTGGCAAGACTGCGCCATGCTGCAATCCACATTCACCCTGCGCTCGCTGAGGAAGAGAGCGTCCGCCTCGCTGGATACCTGCGGCCATGCAGCCAGGAAGATCGTCTGAAACTGGATAAATCAGGAGACACATTATGACCACATGCAATAATCCGAAGCACCAGGATCACCCCCATAAACATGGGCCCGGATGCGGACATACGGCTATTCGCCACGGCGATCACATCGACTACCTCCATGATGGCCACCTCCATCATCCGCATGAAGATCACGTGGACGAACACGAGATTGAAGTCTCTGACGCGAACCCGGATACCTGTGCTCCGATTGCCGCCGATCACCTTGGCCACGAAGATGGCCATGTGCATGGCTCTGGATGTGGGCACGAGGCTGTCCCTCATGGCGGTCACGTTTGTTATCTGGTCAATGGCCGGCTGCATCACCCGCATGATGGCCACTGCGACGACCACGGACCGCTTGAAGTGGTCGACTAGTTGGATCCTCTCTACGAGCTTCAGGCTTGAACGTTTGTCCCGTTCAACGCGCGATTAGCGACGGCTGAAGTTACGCGAACCCGGTTCAGTACGTCACTGCAGCCTGCTTCGAAACGTTAAGAGGCGTGACAGTGTGACCGCATGAGTACGTTCCGAGACACCTGCCTCGCCCTAGTTCTGTAGCTTTAAATTGGCACTTTCCGCGCAAAGCGGTCACACAGGATCGGGGCCACTGCACATGCAGCTTAGGCTCCAGACTCATTGATTTTCACAGCCAGAAGATGACGGTTGCGGCGAGGGCGACGGCCGAGAGAAAGACCACCGGACATCTGTCGTAGCGTGTCGCGACTCGGCGCCAGTCCTTGAGTCTGCCGACCATGATCTCGATGCGGTTGCGGCGTTTGTAGCGGCGCTTGTCGTATTTGACGGGCTTTCCGCGCGACTTGCGGCCCGGGATGCATGGCCTGATCCCCTTGTCTTTCAGGGCGTCGCGGAACCAGTCCGCGTCATATCCGCGATCTCCCAGAAGCCATTCGGCCCGCGGCAGGCCGCCCAGTAGCGCCGCCGCGCCAGTATAGTCGCTGACCTGGCCAGCGGTCATGAAGAACCGGATCGGGCGCCCGTTGGTGTCGGTGATCGCGTGCAGCTTAGTGTTCATGCCGCCCTTGGTCCGCCCAATCAGCCGACCGCGCCCCCCTTTTTACCGCGCATGCTTTATGCCGTGCGGTGGGCTTTGAGATAGGTCGCGTCGATCATGATGGTCTTCTGATCTGCCGCATCTGCGGCCAGTCCTTCAAAGATCCTGGCGAACACGCCCATCTCGCTCCAGCGCTTCCAGCGATTTTAGAGCGTCTTCGGTGGGCCGTATTCCTTCGGCGCATCGCACCATCGCAACCCATTGCGATTGATGAAGATTATCCCGCTAAGAACGCGCCGGTCATCGACACGCGGCTTCCCATGGCTCCTCGGAAAGTAAGGTCGAAGCCGCGCCATCTGCTCGTCGCTTAGCCAGAAAAGATTGCTCATGATGCCCCCATTTTTGGGGGCACGTGAATCACGCAACCAAGTCAGTCGCAAGCTGATTAATGGGTCCTGAGCCTAAGCAACAGATCTGAGATAAATGTAACCGTGACAACGATGGGTCGGGGTGTTGGTAATTGTGATCCGCGTGGTGCTTTCTAGTAAGATGTGGTATTATTTGTGGTATTGTAGCCCTTATTCTTGAGGTTATTTGAATTATTTTATTATCTTAAGTGAATTATTTGGCGGACTTCGTCTCCGCCATTTACATCGACTAGTTGTTGAATTTATTGGATATTTTTCCAGGCTCAAGGGCGTGCCCCTTCGCTGCCACTATTTTCGTGTGCAATGATCTGCCCCGTACCCCCCGGGCTACCCCGGTGATGGGAAGCGAGTGTATTCCATCGATCCGCGTCAAGCGCGCATTTTTCCGACTTTTTGACACTTGGGTCAAAGTATAACGGAACCATCTAGAGCGCGGTTGCGAGTTAAGGTTGGTTAGCCACGCGCCTGCTAGGCGCAGATAGCGCCCTTTGCAAAGTTTGGCTAACGGCCCGTCGCCGCCGTTGGCCAATGGGTCAAGATGCTGCCACCGCAGCCCGCATAGCCGCCGTTCGCCGCGCCTGCAGCACCTGACTGGCGGCCAACTTCTCTGGTGCGGGACTAACCGAACAATCGAAACTTGATATACAATGTCGGTTTGTAACGACATATATCCGCATTGTGCATTTGGTAGTTTCTTAATCAAATTTTTTACACTAACCTTCAACAAAGAAACAGAGAACCAGAGGTGGAATTTGGAAAGCAGTCAGTGCACGCCCCTTTTGAGGTGGGCTGGAAGCAAACGAGGTTCATTGCCGCCGTTGATAAACAAATGGCGAAATTCACAGAAGACCAAGTACATCGAACCTTTTTGTGGGTCAGCTGCGTTGTTTTTTGCACTGGCACCCAAATCTGCGGTTCTATCCGACCAGAATGCTTGGTTGATACGAACCTATCAAACCATTAGGAATTTCCCCCAACAAGTCTCAGCGCTTTCAAATTCGTTTAAACGGGACAAGCCCACATACCTAACTTTACGGGCTGAAGACCACCGGAGCATGGATGACGTCCGCTCCGCAGCCATTTTTGTCTATCTGAATCGCAATTGTTTCAACGGAATATTTCGGACCAATAAGGCTGGAAATTTTAATGTTCCATTCTCGGACAGTCGCACAGGAAAATGAGCAGCCTCATCTGAGTGGTCCATTTTGATTGTTAGTGCATGATCGGCCTCTGATCCATCGGAATGATGGTTTCAGGAGCTGGTGGTTTGTAGCCCAATGCACTGTGGGGCCTTGTGTTGTAGTGTTTCCTCCACTCTTCGATCAGGATTTGCGCTTCGCGCAGGCTGTAGAATACCTCGCCGTTGAGAAGTTCATCCCGCATCCGCCCGTTGAAGCTTTCGCAATATCCGTTTTCCCAGGGTGACCCTGGCTCGATGTAGGCGGTCTTCGCGCCGACGGCGGTGATCCAGTCCCGAACAGCCTGTGCAACGAACTCAGGGCCATTATCCGACCGGATGAATGCCGGAGCGCCGCGCAGGATGAACAGGTCTGTCAGAACATTGATCACATCTGTCGAGTTCAATTTGCGCTGCACCTTAATCGCCAAACATTCCCGGCTGTGCTCATCAATGATGTTCAGCGTCCTGAAGACTTTTCCATCATCTGTCCGGCAATGCACGAAGTCATAGCTCCAGACATGGTTCCGATACTCGTGAGCAGCCTCATCTGAGTGGTCCATTTTGATTGTTAGTGCATGATCGGCCTCTGATCCATCGGAATGATGGTTTCAGGAGCTGGTGGTTTGTAGCCCAATGCACTGTGGGGCCTTGTGTTGTAGTGTTTCCTCCACTCTTCGATCAGGATTTGCGCTTCGCGCAGGCTGTAGAATACCTCGCCGTTGAGAAGTTCATCCCGCATCCGCCCGTTGAAGCTTTCGCAATATCCGTTTTCCCAGGGTGACCCTGGCTCGATGTAGGCGGTCTTCGCGCCGACGGCGGTGATCCAGTCCCGAACAGCCTGTGCAACGAACTCAGGGCCATTATCCGACCGGATGAATGCCGGAGCGCCGCGCAGGATGAACAGGTCTGTCAGAACATTGATCACATCTGTCGAGTTCAATTTGCGCTGCACCTTAATCGCCAAACATTCCCGGCTGTGCTCATCAATGATGTTCAGCGTCCTGAAGACTTTTCCATCATCTGTCCGGCAATGCACGAAGTCATAGCTCCAGACATGGTTCCGATACTCGGGCCTCAGCCGAACACATGATCCGTCATTCAGCCAGAGCCGCCCCTTCTTCGGTTGTTTTGCTGGAACCTTCAGCCCCTCTCGTCGCCATAGCCGTTCGACACGACCATCGCTCACGGACCAACCCGCCTCTCTGAGCAGAGCCGCGATCCGCCGATAGCCGTAGCGGCCAAACTGTCTGGCCAATTCGATCATGTCAGCAACCAAACGATCCTCATCGGCGCGGCCTTTCGGGATATGCCTTTGTGTGGAGCGATGCTGCCCGAGAACTCGACAGGCCCTGCGTTGCGATACTTTGAACTGGCTTCGAACGTGATCAATACATGCACGACGGCGAGCGGGGCTTAGTAATTTCCCTTTGCGGCTTCCTTCAGGATTAATTTGTCCAACGTAAGATCAGACACAGCTCTTCTGAGCCGTTCATTTTCCTTTTGAAGCCGCTTCAGCTCCTTCAATTGATCCACACCCATTCCGCCATACTTCTTACGCCAGCGGTAATAGGTTTGTTCAACAACACCGATCTGTCTGATTGCATCCAGACGGGACATGCCTTGCCCCATCAACACCTCAACTTGCCGTAACTTCGAAACTATCTCTTCCGGCTTCGGTCGCTTGTTTGCCATGCGTGGTCCTCCGTTTCCTAAACATAGCGGCGGACCAGTTCACTGGGGGAGGCTCAACCCGGCGCACCTGGAAGGAGCCGGAGTATGTTTTGGCGCCGCAGGAACGGATTTCTGTGGAAAGTGCCATTCGCGCCATCACGTCTGAGGCGGCTTGGCAGCTGTTCTCAGACCATGAGATCGGCAGCCTTGAGGCTGGGAAAATGGCTGACATGGTGATCCTTGGGGCGGACCCTCGTCAGGTTGATCCTGATGCGATCAAAGAGATCCCGGTCCTAGAAACCTGGATGGGCGGGACACAGGTCTACAAAGCCTGATCCACCCACCCCTGACCAAAGCGCCCTCGTCTGTTACGGGTGGGGGCGTTTTCTGTTGGCCAGAAGACGCTGTTGACACCCCTTCCGTTTAGGCGAAGTAATGCGGGATATTTTTATCCCCTGTTTGCGCATTTGCCGCGGATTTTTAAGAAATTCATCTTGCCGATGGTGCCGAAGGCAAAAGGGCGTTATTTGAGGGGCAAGCCGTTGCGTCAACCGCAACTCAATTGCCGTATTTGCAGCCGCTGATGGTCAGCGGTTCCAGACAAAAGACATATGTAGAAGGCCGTGATGAAACAATCGATCCCGCTGACCTCTCTCCCTGAAAACAGCCTCTATGGCGAAGGCGATATCTTCGTTCTGTTTGGCGAACTGTTTGGCCGCGGCTATGCCACCGGCTTGATCGAAGCAGCGAAAGCTGCGGGCATGACCGTTGTTGGTGTCACTGTTGGCCGCCGCGATGAGGATGGCAGCCTGCGGGCGCTTACCGCCGAAGAACATGCCGCGGCTGAGGAAAACCTGGGCGGCAAGATCATCAACGTGCCGCTGATGGCGGGCTTTGACATGGACGCCCCTGATGGCGAAAAGACCCCGACCGATCTGGTTGGTGAGATGACCATTGATGGCTGGCAGGACCACAAGCTGGATTGGGATCTGATCGATCGCTGCCGTGACTTGGGTGTGACCCGTTTCAAAACCGCCCTGGCCGATGTTATGGCCCAGCTGGACGCGCTGATCCCGGCCGGCAAGAACGTGTTCTTCGCCCATACGATGGCCGGCGGCATCCCGCGCGCCAAGGTGTTCATGGCAATCGCCAACCGTATCTACAAAGGCCGTGGCGCCCGTTACATGCCGTCGCAGTCGCTGGTGGAAAGCGATCTGGGCAAGCTGATCTTGCAGAACTTTGATGAGGTGACCGCGCATACCTTTGGCCATCTGATCGAAGCCAGCAGCGCCATCCGCACCCGTATTGAAGGCGAAGGTGGTCAGGTCCGCTACACCGCTTACGGCTATCACGGCACCCGTGTGCTGATCGATGGTGAATACACCTGGCAGACCTACACCAACTACACCCAAGGTTTCGCCAAGATGAACCTTGAGGCCCATGCGCAGGCCGCATGGGACAAGGGTGTCAAAGCCACCGTGTTCAACTGCCCGGAAATCCGCACCAACTCCTCCGACGTGTTTGCCGGCATCGAACTGTCGCTGCTGCCCCTGCTGGAGGCGCTGCGCAAAGAAGGCGGCGGTGCCTGGGTGGATGCGCTGTGGCAGAAGTGTCAGGACCTGCTGAAAGAAGATGCGACCATCGAAGGCCTGCTGAAAGACGTCAACGACTATCAGCTTGATCCGGTCATGCAGCCCTTCAACAACTTCGAAGCCTGGCCCATGCCCAACAGCGGCGAACAGGTTGAGAAAACCGTTGGCACCTCGCAGGCGATTGTGGCCCTGCACAAAGACCGCAAGGTGCTGGTCAGCGATTTGCTGAGCCAGGAAGTGCTGAGCGCCACCGGTTCCCTGATCTTTGGTGAGGCCTCCGATCCGGCTGGCCCGGTGCTGTGGCTGGACCACGACCTTGTGGCGCAGCAGCTGATCGCCGCCAAAGGCTGATCGCAACGTTGATGGACATGACAAAGGGCCACCCGATCAGGTGGCCCTTTTTGTTGCATCGCTCACGATTGGCGGCGTGTTTTTACTTCTGCGTCAGCAGCTTGAACGCCAGACCCAGGAACACAACACCGGCAACCCGCTGCAGGATGACCTGGGCTTTGCCGGTGCCTGCCATCTTTTGCCCCGCCATACCGGCGGCGATTGCCAGGCTGCCAAAGACCAGAAGGGTCACCAACGCCATCACCAGCCCTAGAATGAGGATCTGCATCGCCACATTGCCAAGGGCCGGGTTCACAAACTGGGGCAGGAAGGCCAGCATGAAGATCGCCACTTTGGGGTTTGAGATGTTCATGATCATGCCGCGCCCGACAAGCCGCAGTGGGCTGAGGCGCGGCGCTTCCTTGTTCTGCAGTGCCGAGGCACCGGCACGAAATGCCCCCCAGGCGAGGTAAACCAGATAGGCCGCACCAAGGGTTTTCAGCACGGTAAAGGCCGCAGGAACCGCCTGCATCGCCGCCGCAAGACCAAGTGCAACGGCTGCGGTGTGAACTGCCAACCCACAGCAGAGCCCCAGCACCACCATCAGGCCAGCGCGGCGACCCACGAGGGCGGATTGGGTCATGACAAAGATATTGTCGGGACCGGGCACCAGTGCAAGCAGGGCACTGGTGGCAGAAAAGGCGATCAGGGTTTCAATACTCAGCATCTGTCTTCCTCACAGGCACGCCCCACCGGCGCGCCGTCAAGCTGTTACAGATGTTGCTTCAAAAGCCAAGAGGCGAGGTGCGAGGTGCGCCCGTGTGGACCTAGCGGTGACGGTCCCGCCAGGCGTCATATGCGGCCTCGGTCCCACCTTTGCCGTGGCGGTCCCATACATGTACGCGTGTTTTGGCTGTCGCGCGGCTGCCGACTGTGGGGGGCTGGCAAGTGATGGCCACGTGGTCGCCATCGAAAGAGGCAAACCTAACAGAGGCCGCAGACTGCCCATCCATCAGCTTGCGCCGCAGGAAATCCACCGCAATCCGCTCGCCCTGACGCAGGGATTCGTAATGTTCGCTGTAACGCTGAACCCCCGCAAAACATCGCCCGAAGGAGATGTTGCTGGCCAGCTTGTTCAACTCACCCTGCACGGTCAGGTCTGCGCTGTCCGTGGCGGCAGCCAGTCGGGTGTAATCGAAATCCGGATCTGGTGTGTAAGGATGGGGCAGCATCGCCCCTTCACCGCTGAGCATCCGTTCGTCACTGAAATAGGCCGCAGGATGCAGGGGCTCTGCTCCGGTCAGGATGGGGCGACCCCGCTCAGGCGTGCCAGCGGGCAGCTGATACATCTCAAAAAAGGCCTTCAGCACGGTCACACAGGCGCCGGCAACAGTGGCATGGGCAGACCCATGGCCGGGGTGCATTGGCGACCCTTCCGGGTAGACCTGCGGCAACAGGGCATTGCTGTCCTCATGTAATGGGCCCAGATCAACGGTGCCGTATTGGGCGCTCCAGAACCTGTTATTGGTGCGGTTCAACTGGCAGATGGCGCTCAATAGGCCGCTGTCTGTCAGATCCCGCGACATTCGTGCAAAAAGCGGCTGCTCAGAGCCAAGGCTCTCCGCAGCGCTGCCACCGGTTTGTGACAGGGCGATCCCGGCGGCCAATGCCTCGGGCCGGGCGGTCAGCGGGGGCGCGAATTTCTGCGATTGCGCACTGGTCAGGGCCAGATGCCCCACCTCAGCCAGCATGCTGAGGAT
This genomic window contains:
- a CDS encoding Dam family site-specific DNA-(adenine-N6)-methyltransferase yields the protein MSVCNDIYPHCAFGSFLIKFFTLTFNKETENQRWNLESSQCTPLLRWAGSKRGSLPPLINKWRNSQKTKYIEPFCGSAALFFALAPKSAVLSDQNAWLIRTYQTIRNFPQQVSALSNSFKRDKPTYLTLRAEDHRSMDDVRSAAIFVYLNRNCFNGIFRTNKAGNFNVPFSDSRTGK
- a CDS encoding IS3 family transposase (programmed frameshift) codes for the protein MANKRPKPEEIVSKLRQVEVLMGQGMSRLDAIRQIGVVEQTYYRWRKKYGGMGVDQLKELKRLQKENERLRRAVSDLTLDKLILKEAAKGKLLSPARRRACIDHVRSQFKVSQRRACRVLGQHRSTQRHIPKGRADEDRLVADMIELARQFGRYGYRRIAALLREAGWSVSDGRVERLWRREGLKVPAKQPKKGRLWLNDGSCVRLRPEYRNHVWSYDFVHCRTDDGKVFRTLNIIDEHSRECLAIKVQRKLNSTDVINVLTDLFILRGAPAFIRSDNGPEFVAQAVRDWITAVGAKTAYIEPGSPWENGYCESFNGRMRDELLNGEVFYSLREAQILIEEWRKHYNTRPHSALGYKPPAPETIIPMDQRPIMH
- a CDS encoding amidohydrolase family protein produces the protein MVLRFLNIAADQFTGGGSTRRTWKEPEYVLAPQERISVESAIRAITSEAAWQLFSDHEIGSLEAGKMADMVILGADPRQVDPDAIKEIPVLETWMGGTQVYKA
- a CDS encoding enoyl ACP reductase FabMG family protein, whose protein sequence is MKQSIPLTSLPENSLYGEGDIFVLFGELFGRGYATGLIEAAKAAGMTVVGVTVGRRDEDGSLRALTAEEHAAAEENLGGKIINVPLMAGFDMDAPDGEKTPTDLVGEMTIDGWQDHKLDWDLIDRCRDLGVTRFKTALADVMAQLDALIPAGKNVFFAHTMAGGIPRAKVFMAIANRIYKGRGARYMPSQSLVESDLGKLILQNFDEVTAHTFGHLIEASSAIRTRIEGEGGQVRYTAYGYHGTRVLIDGEYTWQTYTNYTQGFAKMNLEAHAQAAWDKGVKATVFNCPEIRTNSSDVFAGIELSLLPLLEALRKEGGGAWVDALWQKCQDLLKEDATIEGLLKDVNDYQLDPVMQPFNNFEAWPMPNSGEQVEKTVGTSQAIVALHKDRKVLVSDLLSQEVLSATGSLIFGEASDPAGPVLWLDHDLVAQQLIAAKG
- a CDS encoding LysE family translocator, which translates into the protein MLSIETLIAFSATSALLALVPGPDNIFVMTQSALVGRRAGLMVVLGLCCGLAVHTAAVALGLAAAMQAVPAAFTVLKTLGAAYLVYLAWGAFRAGASALQNKEAPRLSPLRLVGRGMIMNISNPKVAIFMLAFLPQFVNPALGNVAMQILILGLVMALVTLLVFGSLAIAAGMAGQKMAGTGKAQVILQRVAGVVFLGLAFKLLTQK